The following nucleotide sequence is from Streptomyces caniferus.
CGCGGCCCCAACCGCAGCAGCCGCAGCGCCCCCAGCAGCAGCCCCGGCCGTACGACTCCCAGCCGTACGAGCCGTCGGTGTACGACCAGCCGCAGGCACCGCGCATCCAGCCGGTGCAGCCGCAGCGGCGCGCTCCCGAGCCCGCCCCCACGGGCGGCGCGAACAACCCGCTCGTGCGCCCGTACGCCATGACCGGAGGCCGGACCAGGCCGCGCTACCAGCTCGCCATCGAGGCACTGGTCAGCACGACCGCCGACCCCGCGAAGATGCAGGGCCAGCTGCCGGAGCACCAGCGCATCTGCCACCTCTGCCGCGAGATCAAGTCAGTTGCCGAGATCTCCGCGCTTCTCTCCATCCCCCTCGGCGTCGCCCGGATCCTCGTCGCCGACCTGGCGGAGGCCGGACTCGTCGCCATCCATCAGCCCGGCGGGGACGAGACCGCCGGCGGACAGCCAGATGTGACACTGCTCGAAAGGGTGCTCAGTGGACTTCGCAAGCTCTAGCGGTGCAGCCCGCTCCACCACCTCCGCGAAAATCGTGGTGGCGGGCGGCTTCGGCGTGGGCAAGACCACGTTCGTCGGGGCCGTCTCAGAGATCAATCCGCTGCGTACCGAAGCCGTGATGACTTCCGCCTCGGCGGGGATCGACGACCTCACGCACGCGCCGGACAAGACGACCACGACCGTGGCGATGGACTTCGGCCGGATCACGCTGGACCAGGACCTGATCCTGTACCTCTTCGGTACGCCCGGTCAGGACCGCTTCTGGTTCATGTGGGACGACCTGGTCCGTGGCGCCATCGGCGCCGTGGTGCTGGTCGACACCCGCCGTCTCGCCGACTGCTTCCCGGCGGTCGACTACTTCGAGAACAGCGGGCTGCCGTTCGTCATCGCTCTGAACGGCTTCGACGGCCACCAGCCCTACACGCCCGACGAGGTGCGCGAGGCGCTGCAGATCGGCCCGGACGCGCCGATCATCGTGACCGACGCCCGGCACCGCAGCGAGGCCAAGAGCGCGCTCATCACGCTCGTGGAGCACGCCCTGATGGCCCGGCTGCGCTAGGCGGCCGACGGGACGCGTCCGGGCTCCCCGTGCCCGCACGCTCCGTACGACGAAAGGCCCCCACACCTCATCGGTGCGGGGGCCTTCGTCGTGCCCGGCCCGGGGCCCGTACGCGGCGCTGTACGGGTCCCCGGGCCGGCGTCCGGGCTCACTTGCGTGCGGGGCACTCCTTCCACGCGAAGTGGTAGACGGTGTTGATGCTGCCGTCGGTGGAGTCCATGGCCATGTAGCTGGTGGCCTTCGGGTCCGCCGACTTGGCGTCCACCCTCATCTCGGTGTTGATGTTGAAATAGCGCTCCTCGCCACAGGGGGCGTACACCAGCGCGTCGACGTCGGTCTCGTCCGAGGTCTGCCAGTTGGAGTCGTAGGGACCGGTGAAGGTGTGGCTCTTACGGGCCGTCTGCTGCTGGCCCTGGAAGTAGTAGCCCGCCTGCTCCAGCCCCCTGGCCCCCCGGGCCAGGGACGCGTAGCCGCGGTAGTCGGCCCGGGCGATCGCGTAGGTGAAGCCCTGCGGGACGTGCACATTGAGCGCTATCTGGCAGTTCTTGCGGGAGTCGGTCGGCTTGCTGCCGGCGCCCGCCTGGGCGAGGTACTCGCTGTACGTGACGGTGAAGGCGGTGTTGTCGGGGGCGATGGCCACGGCGGCGCTGCCGGGTCTGCAGCCCGATCCGTTGACCGTGGCGACGGTAATGGTGATCTTGCCGCTCGGCGGGTCGTCGCCGAACCGTGTGGCGGTGGTGGGGGATGCCGATCCGGCGAGGAGCAACGATGCCACTGCGGCACCAGCACTGAGCGTGCTGAGCATGGGCTTTCCTTCCGGTCGTCCTAGGCCCGCGCTGCGGGAACACCAGGAGTGGGATGACGAGCGCATGCCAGCACGGGGACGGCGCCTTGCACAGCTCTGCTCCCCAGGATTGGGGCGAACCTACGCCTTGATCCGGACGCTACCTACCAAACCGGAACACCGCGTCCGAAAAGCGATGAGGGGTCATATCGGGGTGTCTGGTGGGTTGTTGGGCGGTATAGCCCTCATGTGGCTGCCCGCCGGGGCGGCACGGCTATGGGTTGCCGGGCCCGGGTCGGTGCGGGTTGCCGGTGGCTGGGGCCGGTTCGCCTGCGGCGGGTGGGTGGTGGGTCGGAGGGGATGTCCGGTACCCCGTCCTCGGCGCGGGCGCATCTGGTGCGTGGGAAAGATCGGCCCCGCGTTCGCTCCGGTCCTGCGGGCGGGGCACCGGACATCCCCTCCGACCACCGCGCGTCGGCGCCCGTCCCGCCGTACGGATCACCGTTACAGCCCTGGACGCCAGCCCCTTGGCAGGAAGCTGGTCGGGCGCACCCTACTGCTGCCCTGCAGTCGTCATCCGGCCGCGCTCACTCCGGGCGAGGGTTGTCCGAGCCGACGCATGTGATCGGTGAGGGACGGTGCCACCGTGCTGCAGTCGGCAACGGGCGTAGGCCGGAGGGGATGTACCGGAGCCCGCCCGCAGGACCGGAGCGAACGCCGGGTCGGTCTATGCCACGTACCAGATGCGCCCGCGCCGAGGGCGGGTTCCGGTGCGTCCCCTTCGGCCCCCGGGGCACTCACGTACCCCGCAAAGGCCCAGCCCCCACCGTCAAGCAGCTGCACTGAGACAGGAGCGACGGCGCCCCAAAGGGGCGCGGGGAACTGCGCGCCCAGCCACAACGCACCCGCAGACAAAAAGGGACCCCGCACCACGCGGGGCCCCTCGTCGGCAACGTCAGCGAAGCGTCACCGCTGCCAGCTGGTCGCCCCGTGGAAGCCGCTCTGCCGCTCCAGGCGGCGCCAGCGGGCGGCGGTGGCGTGCGGACGCGCCGGGGCGGCGGCCGGCCGGTGCGCGGCGCGGGCCAGCAGAACGGCGGTCAGGGCGGCCAGCTCTTCCTCGCTGGCCTGACCCTTCTCCACGCGGATGGAGTCGGTGCGGTGGGCAGTGTTCACGGTGTGGGTCTCCGTCGTCGCGGTGGGCGTGGTGCCGGGTGCGGGTGCGGTGGTGGTTACTGGGGCGGATTGCCGTGCTTACGGGCCGGCAGGTCCGCATGCTTGGTGCGCAGCATCTCCAGGGCGCGGATGAGCGTGTGGCGGGTCTCCGCCGGGTCGATGACGTCGTCGACCAGGCCGCGCTCGGCCGCGTAATACGGGTGCATCAGCTCGGACTTGTACTCCTTGACCATGCGCACCCGCATGGCCTCGGAGTCGTCCGCCTCGGCGATCTGCTTGCGGAAGATGACGTTGGCGGCGCCCTCGGCGCCCATCACGGCGATCTCGTTGGTGGGCCAGGCGTAGGTCAGGTCGGCACCGATGGACTGCGAGTCCATGACGATGTAGGCGCCGCCGTAGGCCTTGCGCAGCACGAGCGAGATCCGCGGCACGGTCGCGTTGCAGTACGCGTAGAGCAGCTTGGCGCCGTGCCGGATGATGCCGCCGTGCTCCTGGTCGACGCCGGGCAGGAAGCCGGGGACGTCCAGCAGGGTGACGATCGGGATGTTGAACGCGTCGCACATCTGGACGAAGCGGGCCGACTTTTCGGACGCCTCGATGTCCAGCACGCCGGCCAGCGACTGCGGCTGGTTGGCGATGATGCCCACCACGCGGCCGTCGAGCCGGGACAGCGCGCAGATGATGTTGGTCGCCCAGCGCTCGTGGACCTCCAGGAACTCGCCGTCGTCGACGATCTCCTCGATGACCTTGCGCATGTCGTACGGGCGGTTGCCGTCGGCCGGGACCAGGTCCAGCAGCGCGTCGCCGGAGCGGTCCGCGGGGTCCTCGCAGGGCACCGACGGCGGGTTCTCCCGGTTGTTCGCCGGGAGGAGGGAGAGGAGGTAGCGGACCTCTTCGAGGCAGGTGGCCTCGTCGTCGTACGCGAAGTGGGCCACGCCCGACGTCTCGGCGTGCACATCGGCGCCGCCCAGACCGTTCTGGGTGATCTCCTCGCCGGTCACCGCGCGGACCACGTCGGGTCCGGTGATGAACATCTGCGAGGTCTCGCGGACCATGAAGACGAAGTCCGTCAGGGCCGGGGAGTAGGCCGCGCCGCCGGCGCAGGGGCCGAGCATGACGGAGATCTGCGGGATGACGCCCGAGGCCTTGGTGTTGCGCTGGAAGATGCCGCCGTAGCCGGCGAGCGCGGAGACGCCCTCCTGGATACGGGCACCGGCGCCGTCGTTCAGCGACACCAGCGGCGCACCGGCCTGGATGGCCATGTCCATGATCTTGTGGATCTTGGTGGCGTGGGCCTCGCCCAGCGCGCCGCCGAAGATCCGGAAGTCATGGGCGTAGGTGAACACGGTCCGGCCGTGCACGGTGCCCCAGCCGGTGATCACACCGTCGGTGTAGGGCTTCTTGGCCTCCAGGCCGAAGCCCGTCGCCCGGTGCCGCCGCAGCGGCTCGACCTCGTTGAACGAACCCTCGTCCAGCAGCAGCTCGATCCGCTCGCGCGCCGTCAGCTTGCCCTTGGCACGCTGCGCTTCGGTCGCCCGCTCGCTGGGTCCTCGCCGGACCTGCTCGCGGATGGCGTGCAGCTCGGCGACGCGCCCGCGGGCGTCGTTGGCGCCGGCGGGCAGATCTTCGACAGTGGTCATGTATCGACGGTACGTGTGCGGGGCGTCCCGCACCGATGTCGGTTTCGTACAACGTCGCATGCGATTTGGTGGGCAGGCAGTACAGAACCGTGCTGTACGGGCCCCGCGTCCCGGCGTCCGTTCGGGTGGCGGCGTCGCCCCGCGTCTGTATGGGGCCGACAAACGGGAGCCGAGTGATGTTGTCGTGACCGGTCGGTCGGCGGGGCCCGGCGGCGGTCAGCCCGGCCGCACCGTGCAGGTGTGGGTGGCGCAGCTCGTACCGGGTGTCAGGCGCAGCCGCAGGGTGCGTCCGGTGGCCAGCACCTCGATCGCCGGGTCGTGGGAGAGCACCGCACGCACCGGCCGTGACCAGGTGATCTCCAGCGTTTCGCCGGTGCGCTCCGGGGCGGCGAGGCACAGCCGGACCGTCGGCCGCCGCCGTCCGGGCCGCTCGCGGACCAGCACGCTGACCGGGCCGCTGCTGGTCAGCGGGCCCGCGCTGCCGGCCCGCCAGAAGTTGGCGGCCGTTACGCCGAGCGGGTCGACGGTGATCGCCTGCCGGCCGGCGTCGTTGGCGAGCACGGTCAGCCAGTGCCGGTCGGCGGCGCGGGTGGCGAGGGTGCGGGCGGTGGCGCCCGGCATGAGGAGGTAGGCGTAACCGGCGTCCACCGGGTCGGTGCCGTGGTCGTGCCAGAGGGTGAGGTAGCGGCGGGTGAACGGCTCGGCGGAGGAGGTGGTGTTGATGTCGTGCCAGGAGCCGGTGCGGGCCTCGCGCAGCGCCATGAGGGGCGCGCCGCCGGGGAAGACATAGCCGCCGTGCCCGGCGAGGTGGGCCCAGTGGGCGCGGCGGAAGGAGGTGGTCACGCCGAGCGTGCCGGGCCGGCGGACACCGTCGACGGTGAGCACGGCGGTGCCGGAATCGCCCAGGCAGCGGTTGTCGACGACGGTCTCGGCCGGCACCCCGTCCCGCGCGGTGATGCCGGCGCCCAGGCAGACGACACAGTCCGCGAGCGCGAACCAGGACTTCCTGGCGGTGAGGGTCGAGGCCAGGCCGCGCAGGTCCTGGCCGAGGGCGGCGAACTCCCCGTCGGTGGTGCCGCCGACCCAGCGCGCGGCGGGCTTGGGCTCGCCCCAGCCGCCTCCCTCGTTGTCGGCCAGCCGCTTGGTGGACACGGTCGTGCCGGGGAGCCGGTAGGGGTCGACGGTGGGCCAGAAGGCGTCCGTGTACTGGTCGCCCCCGAAGTCGGCGCCCCACCAATAGAGCATCCCGGCGCCGGTGTGCCAGCCTCGCGGGTTCTCGCCGTTGCCGTTCTCGTAGTACGTGATGCGGTCGGAGGCCATGGCCAGGCCGGCGGCCCAGCCGGGGCGGCGGTGCACGGCGCGGTCCATGGCAGGGAACAGCCGGTGGCCGACGGGTTCGGGGGCGGCGGCCGCGGGACCGTCGGCGATCTTCCTGAGCCGGGCGAGGTCGGCGACCGTGTACTGCCGGTCGGTGAGGACCGGCAGCGTACGGTCGCGGGCGGTCCAGCCCTTGATCATGGCGTGCCAGCGGTCCCGCTCGGCGCTGCTCGCGGCCTGGGCGAGCAGCGCGATCGCGGCGATCAGCGCATGGCCGTGGTAGTGGTCGCTGCGCAGGATGTGCCGCTCGTCGCTGCGGAGGTAGCCGCGGCTGACGGCGCGCCCGTTGACGCTGTCCATCATCAGGCCGTTGTGCAGCAGCGGGGCGTAGGCGTGCTCGACGCTGTCGAGGACGATCTGCCGCGCCGGGTCGGTGACCTGCCAGGACGAGCCGCCGAGCAGGGTGAACAGCCGGCCCAGGCCGTCCAGCAGGACATAGCCGTAGGTGCCGGAGTAGGCGACCCAGCTGTGCTGGACGAAGGAGCCGTCGGCGTAGAGGCCGTCGCCCCGGGTGACGTAGGGGAAGACCGGCGAGAGGGCGTCGCGGGCCAGGGCGATCTTGGCGGGGGCCCGGCCGAGGATGCCGCGCAGGGCGACCACCCGGCACAGGTCGACGCGGTTGGCGCCGGTGCTGGTCCCGGTGTAGTCGCCGAGCATGGCGTCGGGGACGAAGTGGTCGACGGCGGCCAGGGCGCGCTCGCGCAGCGCGTCGTCGAGGCCGCCGGGCAGCCGTTCGTCGAGGAGGGCGACGGTGTCGAGCAGGAGTCTGGGGCTGCCGATCTGCCACTCCCACCAGTTGCCGTAGCGGGTGGTGGCGGTGTTGTAGACGGTGGCTTCGAGGTGGTCGAGCCCCGTGACGAGGGCCTCGGCGAGGCCGGGGTCGCCGGTGTGGCCGGTGCCGGGCTGGGCGTAGGCCTGGGCCATGGTGGCGAGCCGGCCGTAGCTCTGGGTGATGCCGGACGGCGGGTCGTAGCGGCAGTCCGGCCAGAGGGACACGGCGGTCGGTTGCATGCGTGCCCGGAAGGCGCCGGCGAAGTCTCCGGTCTCCTTGAGGGCGGCGGCGTACGGCGGGGCGGCGGGGTCGAAGCCGCTGCCGAGGACGAACTCGCACCAGCGGCCGCGGAGGGCGGCGCATTCGTCCCCGGGAGGGGTGGTGGCCGGTCGGGGGGCGGCACCGGCGGGACGGGCGGCGAGGCCGAGCGCGCTCGCGGTGGCGGTGGCGAGGAATCCTCGGCGTGACCAGACGGACGTGGCGGGGAAAGGCGGCACGGTCGGTCCTCTCCATGGCGTCAACTGGGGTGTGGCGCTGCGCACTTGGGAGTTCCCGATGGTCTAGCACGAGCCGTCGGCGGGCGGCAATGACCGCGCCGGAACGCCGTTCGCCACCCGTCCGGAGCAGCCCGGCTCCGACAGAGAGGTTGAATGTTGAACCAGATGCCGCTACGGTGAATCTCGTTGAAGCTTAAACAAACTTGCGCACCCACCCGGTGCGCCGTCTTCGAGGAGGAGCCATGGCTCTGTTCCACCGCAAGCGCACCGCCGACACCGGCGACACCACCGCCCCCGCCACCGCCAGTGCTGCCGTCCTCGACGCCGACCCCGCGCTCGCGGCGCTGACCGGCGACTACACCATCGACCCGGCGCACAGCAGCATCGGCTTCACCGTCCGCCACGCGATGGTCACCAACGTCCGCGGCGCGTTCGGCGCGTACGAGGGCACCCTCCACCTCGACGGCACCGACCCGTCCCGCTCCACCGCGTCCCTCGACGTCGAGATCGCCAGCATCGACACCGGGATCGCGGACCGCGACGGCCACCTGCGCAGCGCCGACTTCTTCGACGCCGAGACCTTCCCGCTGATGACCTTCCGCGGCACCGCCGCCGAGCGCGTGTCCGGTGACCGCTACCGCATCACCGGCGACCTGACCCTCCGCGACGTCACCAAGCCGCTCACCATCGACCTGGAGTTCCACGGCTCGGCCACCGACGTCTACGGCGCCGAGCGGGTCGGCTTCGAGGGCAGCGCCGAGATCCTGCGCTCCGACTGGGGCCTGACCTGGAACGCCGCGCTGGAGACCGGCGGGGTGATGGTCAGCGACAAGGTCAAGCTCGTCTTCGACATCTCCGCCGTCAAGGCCGCCCCGCAGGCCTGACCCCACAGGGCCCGCCGGATGACCGCGGCCCCGCACCGCCCCTCTCCCCCGAGGGCCGTGCGGGGCCGCGGTCCTTCCGCTGCCGCGACGCTCACTCCTGCGGCTCGACCCCGGCCCGCAGCAGTCCGTAGGCGTACGCGTCGTCCAGCGCCTGCCAGGACGCGGCGATGACGTTCTCCGCGACGCCGACCGTGGACCACTCGCCCCGGCCGTCGCTGGTGGAGACCAGCACCCGGGTGATGGAGCCGGTGCCCAGGGCGCCCTCCAGGATGCGGACCTTGTAGTCCACCAGCTCCATGTGGGCCAGCTGCGGATAGATCCGCTCCAGGCCCACCCGCAGCGCCCGGTCCAGCGCGTTGACCGGGCCGTTGCCCTCGGCGGTGGTGACGATCCGCTCGCCCTTGGCCCACAGCTTCACGGTCGCCTCGTTGGCGTGCGTACCGTCCGGCCGGTCCTCGACGATCGCCCGCCAGGACTCGACCGTGAAGTAGCGGCGCGGCCGGCCCTCGACTTCGGTGCGCAGCAGCAGCTCGAAGGAGGCGTCGGCGGCCTCGTAGGTGTAGCCCTCCAGCTCGCGCTCCTTGACCCGCTCGACGACCCGGCCGACCAGCTCGCGGTCGTCGCCGAGGTCGATGCCGAGCTCCTTGCCCTTGAGCTCGATGGACGCCCGCCCCGCCATGTCGGAGACCAGCATCCGCATGGTGTTGCCGACCAGCGCCGGGTCGATGTGCTGGTAGAGGTCCGGGTCGACCTTGATCGCGGAGGCGTGCAGTCCGGCCTTGTGGGCGAAGGCGGAGACCCCGACGTAGGGCTGGTGGGTGGAGGGGGTGAGGTTGACGACCTCGGCGATGGCGTGCGAGATCCGGGTGGTCTCGGCGAGCTTGCCCTCGGGCAGCACCGGGCGCCCGTACTTGAGCTCCAGGGCGGCGACGACCGGGAAGAGGTTGGAGTTGCCGACCCGTTCGCCGTAGCCGTTGGCGGTGCACTGGACGTGGGTGGCACCGGCGTCCACCGCGGCCAGGGTGTTGGCGACGGCGCAGCCGGTGTCGTCCTGGGCGTGGATGCCCAGGCGCGCGCCGGTGTCCGCGAGGACGGTCCGGACGACGGCGGTGACCTGCGCCGGGAGCATGCCGCCGTTGGTGTCGCAGAGCACCACGACATCGGCGCCGGCCTCGCTCGCGGTGCGGACGACCGCCTTGGCGTAGACCGGGTCCAGCGCATAGCCGTCGAAGAAGTGCTCGCAGTCGAGGAAGACCCGGCGGCCCTGGGCACAGAGGTGGGCGACAGTGTCCCGGATCATCGCGAGGTTCTCCTCCGGCGTGGTCCGAAGCGCCAGTTCCACATGCGCGGTGTGGGACTTGGCGACCAGCGTGATGACCGGTGCCCCGGAGTCCAGGAGCGCGGCGACCTGCGGATCGTCCTCGACCCGGACGCCCGCCTTGCGGGTGGCGCCGAACGCGACGAGCTGCGCGTGCCGGAAGTCGATCTCCGCGCGGGCCCGCTGGAAGAACTCGGTGTCCCGCGGGTTGGCGCCGGGCCAGCCGCCCTCGATGAAGCCCACCCCGAAGTCGTCGAGGTGCCGGGCGATGGTCAGCTTGTCGGCGACGGTGAGGTTGATGCCCTCGCGCTGCGCACCGTCGCGGAGCGTGGTGTCGAAGACATGGAAGTCGTCGGGCACCGCGTGGGCGGGAGACGGGTGGGAGTCGGGTGCGTCCGTCATGCTGGTCTGGCTCCTGTCGGGATCTCGGTCTACCGGAATAACCGGTTCCACCGTCCCTCCATGTTCCCTCGCGCTCCGCCTCCGGTGAGATGTGGGCCGGAAACGAAAAAACCTCTCGCGGGTGCGAGAGGTCTGCGCGCGGGTCTGGGACGACGGTGGCCACGCCGTACTCGGTTCGTACGGGGCGGTCACTGCGGACCGGCGCGCCTGCTGCCAATAATCATGGCGAACGAGAGCACGGGGGAAGTCTGGCACACGACCACCCCCCGTGCTCGAACCGTCTCAGGATGCGAGCACGCGTGCCGCGCTG
It contains:
- a CDS encoding acyl-CoA carboxylase subunit beta, with the protein product MTTVEDLPAGANDARGRVAELHAIREQVRRGPSERATEAQRAKGKLTARERIELLLDEGSFNEVEPLRRHRATGFGLEAKKPYTDGVITGWGTVHGRTVFTYAHDFRIFGGALGEAHATKIHKIMDMAIQAGAPLVSLNDGAGARIQEGVSALAGYGGIFQRNTKASGVIPQISVMLGPCAGGAAYSPALTDFVFMVRETSQMFITGPDVVRAVTGEEITQNGLGGADVHAETSGVAHFAYDDEATCLEEVRYLLSLLPANNRENPPSVPCEDPADRSGDALLDLVPADGNRPYDMRKVIEEIVDDGEFLEVHERWATNIICALSRLDGRVVGIIANQPQSLAGVLDIEASEKSARFVQMCDAFNIPIVTLLDVPGFLPGVDQEHGGIIRHGAKLLYAYCNATVPRISLVLRKAYGGAYIVMDSQSIGADLTYAWPTNEIAVMGAEGAANVIFRKQIAEADDSEAMRVRMVKEYKSELMHPYYAAERGLVDDVIDPAETRHTLIRALEMLRTKHADLPARKHGNPPQ
- a CDS encoding GTP-binding protein, translated to MDFASSSGAARSTTSAKIVVAGGFGVGKTTFVGAVSEINPLRTEAVMTSASAGIDDLTHAPDKTTTTVAMDFGRITLDQDLILYLFGTPGQDRFWFMWDDLVRGAIGAVVLVDTRRLADCFPAVDYFENSGLPFVIALNGFDGHQPYTPDEVREALQIGPDAPIIVTDARHRSEAKSALITLVEHALMARLR
- a CDS encoding DUF4360 domain-containing protein, which produces MLSTLSAGAAVASLLLAGSASPTTATRFGDDPPSGKITITVATVNGSGCRPGSAAVAIAPDNTAFTVTYSEYLAQAGAGSKPTDSRKNCQIALNVHVPQGFTYAIARADYRGYASLARGARGLEQAGYYFQGQQQTARKSHTFTGPYDSNWQTSDETDVDALVYAPCGEERYFNINTEMRVDAKSADPKATSYMAMDSTDGSINTVYHFAWKECPARK
- a CDS encoding YceI family protein yields the protein MALFHRKRTADTGDTTAPATASAAVLDADPALAALTGDYTIDPAHSSIGFTVRHAMVTNVRGAFGAYEGTLHLDGTDPSRSTASLDVEIASIDTGIADRDGHLRSADFFDAETFPLMTFRGTAAERVSGDRYRITGDLTLRDVTKPLTIDLEFHGSATDVYGAERVGFEGSAEILRSDWGLTWNAALETGGVMVSDKVKLVFDISAVKAAPQA
- the cimA gene encoding citramalate synthase — protein: MTDAPDSHPSPAHAVPDDFHVFDTTLRDGAQREGINLTVADKLTIARHLDDFGVGFIEGGWPGANPRDTEFFQRARAEIDFRHAQLVAFGATRKAGVRVEDDPQVAALLDSGAPVITLVAKSHTAHVELALRTTPEENLAMIRDTVAHLCAQGRRVFLDCEHFFDGYALDPVYAKAVVRTASEAGADVVVLCDTNGGMLPAQVTAVVRTVLADTGARLGIHAQDDTGCAVANTLAAVDAGATHVQCTANGYGERVGNSNLFPVVAALELKYGRPVLPEGKLAETTRISHAIAEVVNLTPSTHQPYVGVSAFAHKAGLHASAIKVDPDLYQHIDPALVGNTMRMLVSDMAGRASIELKGKELGIDLGDDRELVGRVVERVKERELEGYTYEAADASFELLLRTEVEGRPRRYFTVESWRAIVEDRPDGTHANEATVKLWAKGERIVTTAEGNGPVNALDRALRVGLERIYPQLAHMELVDYKVRILEGALGTGSITRVLVSTSDGRGEWSTVGVAENVIAASWQALDDAYAYGLLRAGVEPQE
- a CDS encoding DUF742 domain-containing protein, producing MATPPSGYPYGSGQESGPVGETHHNRFNFPSAPSQRQPRPQPQQPQRPQQQPRPYDSQPYEPSVYDQPQAPRIQPVQPQRRAPEPAPTGGANNPLVRPYAMTGGRTRPRYQLAIEALVSTTADPAKMQGQLPEHQRICHLCREIKSVAEISALLSIPLGVARILVADLAEAGLVAIHQPGGDETAGGQPDVTLLERVLSGLRKL
- a CDS encoding acyl-CoA carboxylase epsilon subunit, with translation MNTAHRTDSIRVEKGQASEEELAALTAVLLARAAHRPAAAPARPHATAARWRRLERQSGFHGATSWQR
- a CDS encoding polysaccharide lyase 8 family protein, which gives rise to MPPFPATSVWSRRGFLATATASALGLAARPAGAAPRPATTPPGDECAALRGRWCEFVLGSGFDPAAPPYAAALKETGDFAGAFRARMQPTAVSLWPDCRYDPPSGITQSYGRLATMAQAYAQPGTGHTGDPGLAEALVTGLDHLEATVYNTATTRYGNWWEWQIGSPRLLLDTVALLDERLPGGLDDALRERALAAVDHFVPDAMLGDYTGTSTGANRVDLCRVVALRGILGRAPAKIALARDALSPVFPYVTRGDGLYADGSFVQHSWVAYSGTYGYVLLDGLGRLFTLLGGSSWQVTDPARQIVLDSVEHAYAPLLHNGLMMDSVNGRAVSRGYLRSDERHILRSDHYHGHALIAAIALLAQAASSAERDRWHAMIKGWTARDRTLPVLTDRQYTVADLARLRKIADGPAAAAPEPVGHRLFPAMDRAVHRRPGWAAGLAMASDRITYYENGNGENPRGWHTGAGMLYWWGADFGGDQYTDAFWPTVDPYRLPGTTVSTKRLADNEGGGWGEPKPAARWVGGTTDGEFAALGQDLRGLASTLTARKSWFALADCVVCLGAGITARDGVPAETVVDNRCLGDSGTAVLTVDGVRRPGTLGVTTSFRRAHWAHLAGHGGYVFPGGAPLMALREARTGSWHDINTTSSAEPFTRRYLTLWHDHGTDPVDAGYAYLLMPGATARTLATRAADRHWLTVLANDAGRQAITVDPLGVTAANFWRAGSAGPLTSSGPVSVLVRERPGRRRPTVRLCLAAPERTGETLEITWSRPVRAVLSHDPAIEVLATGRTLRLRLTPGTSCATHTCTVRPG